In the Ilumatobacteraceae bacterium genome, one interval contains:
- a CDS encoding sulfatase-like hydrolase/transferase, which produces MNTSQPNILLIMSDQHNPKLAGYAGDDVVRTPNLDRLAARGASFSNAYCTSAICVPARASIATGRYVHEIGNWDNAAPYVGDHPSWGHHLGDAGYRVTTIGKLHYRDPSDDTGFPDQRLPMHIAGRGDLRGIAQRPQGAVPTVPGFEGILGAGAGESDYTRYDRAVTAAGVRYLDEESHRGPWALMVSFVAPHFPLIAPDEFFALYDDPELGLPPDDLLAWDHPAVEVFRESFGIDRGFSDDERRRALQAYLGLCSFMDANVGELLDALDASGHAGNTVVIYTSDHGESAGAHGLWFKHLMNEESVGVPLLLAGPGAPAGVVDTPVSHIDLVPTMLDAARIEPRSDAPLPGLSLLRPEPLAAAERSVFAEYHANGSTAASFMIRHGRYKYVEYIGERPQLFDLDLDPAETTDLAGRADCADVLADCAGRLRQICDPVAVDARAKLDQSRRIDEVGGVAAAAAHTVAYTPVPDRT; this is translated from the coding sequence ATGAACACCTCGCAACCGAACATCCTGCTGATCATGTCCGACCAGCACAATCCGAAGCTGGCCGGGTATGCGGGCGACGACGTCGTCCGGACGCCGAACCTCGATCGCCTCGCAGCCCGAGGGGCATCGTTCTCCAACGCCTACTGCACGAGCGCGATCTGCGTGCCGGCCAGGGCGAGCATCGCCACCGGACGCTACGTCCACGAGATCGGCAACTGGGACAACGCCGCTCCGTACGTCGGCGACCACCCGAGCTGGGGGCATCATCTGGGCGACGCCGGCTACCGCGTGACCACGATCGGCAAGCTCCACTACCGGGACCCGTCCGACGACACCGGATTCCCGGACCAGCGCCTCCCGATGCACATCGCCGGCCGTGGCGATCTTCGCGGTATCGCCCAGCGGCCGCAGGGTGCGGTGCCGACGGTTCCGGGCTTCGAGGGGATCCTCGGGGCCGGCGCCGGCGAGAGCGACTACACCCGCTACGACCGCGCAGTCACCGCCGCCGGGGTCCGCTATCTCGACGAGGAGAGCCACCGCGGGCCGTGGGCACTGATGGTCTCGTTCGTCGCTCCCCACTTCCCGCTGATCGCCCCCGACGAGTTCTTCGCCCTGTACGACGACCCCGAGCTCGGCCTCCCACCCGACGACCTCCTGGCGTGGGACCATCCCGCCGTTGAGGTGTTCCGCGAGTCGTTCGGCATCGATCGAGGCTTCTCCGACGACGAGCGCCGACGGGCCCTCCAGGCGTATCTCGGACTGTGCAGCTTCATGGACGCGAACGTCGGTGAGCTGCTCGATGCGCTCGACGCGTCCGGGCACGCCGGCAACACCGTCGTGATCTACACCTCCGATCACGGCGAGAGCGCCGGGGCGCACGGTTTGTGGTTCAAACACCTGATGAACGAGGAGTCGGTCGGGGTCCCGCTCCTGCTCGCCGGTCCCGGCGCCCCCGCCGGGGTGGTCGACACGCCGGTCTCGCACATCGATCTCGTGCCCACCATGCTCGATGCGGCCCGAATCGAGCCGCGTTCCGACGCCCCACTGCCAGGGCTCTCGCTCCTCCGACCTGAGCCGCTCGCTGCCGCCGAGCGCTCGGTGTTCGCCGAATACCACGCCAACGGATCGACCGCGGCCAGCTTCATGATCAGGCACGGCCGGTACAAGTACGTCGAGTACATCGGTGAACGCCCACAACTCTTCGACCTCGACCTCGACCCGGCCGAGACGACCGACCTCGCCGGCCGGGCCGACTGCGCCGACGTGCTGGCCGACTGCGCCGGCCGCCTGCGGCAGATCTGTGACCCGGTGGCGGTCGACGCACGCGCGAAGCTCGATCAGTCGCGCCGGATCGACGAGGTCGGCGGCGTGGCCGCAGCCGCCGCCCACACCGTGGCCTACACCCCGGTACCCGATCGGACATGA
- a CDS encoding sugar kinase, giving the protein MMEPAASRPPDNRFDLVALGESMLSLSPVPGTTTFSSDIAGAESNVARNVAALGLRAGWVSRLGDDVAGPLVHAAIANSGVDTGDVTVTADAPTGLMLKGAPGTQPRVQYHRRGSAASGMSTSNIDVGGCLDTAVLHLTGITMALSESCRALVLELLDAPSTAIRSFDVNWRPALWSSEPSAADLLADAANRADVVFVGLDEAEAVWGLTTPADVRALIDRPRRLVVKNGAIDVTTFVDDVAHSEPALRGTVVDPMGAGDAFAAGYLTGIVRYPDDVHRCQRLGHITAMSAVTSPNDVGHPLAWDEIERLLALSSHEWAEMEYPDGATDDG; this is encoded by the coding sequence ATGATGGAACCAGCAGCCTCGCGACCACCGGACAACCGGTTCGACCTCGTGGCGCTCGGCGAGTCGATGCTGAGCTTGTCGCCCGTGCCCGGCACGACGACGTTTTCGTCCGACATCGCCGGGGCCGAGTCGAACGTGGCCCGCAACGTCGCAGCGCTCGGCCTTCGCGCCGGCTGGGTCAGCCGGCTCGGCGATGACGTCGCCGGCCCGCTGGTGCACGCCGCGATCGCGAACAGCGGCGTCGACACTGGCGACGTGACGGTCACCGCCGACGCGCCGACCGGCCTGATGCTCAAGGGAGCTCCCGGCACGCAGCCTCGCGTCCAGTACCACCGGCGGGGCTCGGCGGCATCGGGCATGTCGACGTCGAACATCGACGTCGGCGGATGCCTCGACACCGCCGTGCTCCACCTGACCGGGATCACCATGGCGTTGTCGGAGTCGTGCCGTGCACTCGTGCTCGAGCTGCTCGACGCTCCGAGTACGGCGATCCGTTCCTTCGACGTCAACTGGCGACCGGCGCTGTGGTCGTCGGAGCCGTCGGCAGCCGACCTGCTGGCCGATGCGGCCAACCGAGCCGATGTGGTGTTCGTCGGACTCGACGAGGCCGAAGCGGTGTGGGGTCTCACGACTCCGGCCGACGTGCGCGCCCTGATCGACCGACCGCGCCGGCTCGTGGTCAAGAACGGCGCGATCGACGTGACCACGTTCGTGGACGACGTGGCCCACTCGGAACCGGCGCTTCGCGGCACCGTCGTCGACCCGATGGGTGCCGGCGACGCGTTCGCGGCGGGCTACCTCACCGGGATCGTGCGGTACCCGGACGACGTGCATCGGTGCCAGCGGCTCGGGCACATCACCGCGATGAGCGCCGTGACGAGCCCGAACGACGTCGGCCACCCCCTGGCGTGGGACGAGATCGAACGACTGCTCGCGCTCTCGTCGCACGAGTGGGCCGAGATGGAGTATCCCGACGGAGCGACCGATGACGGCTGA
- a CDS encoding bifunctional 4-hydroxy-2-oxoglutarate aldolase/2-dehydro-3-deoxy-phosphogluconate aldolase, producing the protein MTADSVQTDFEQRLGDAGMVAILRGLSPDATTALALELRSIGVRHIEVTMQDEMGLAALRQTIQEWPAGPDTIGAGSVVSVEGAQLAVEAGASFLISPGLSAAVVEFARDNEVAVLPGVATPTEVQHAIALGLSAVKLFPAAQLGGLGYLRALAGPFPSLRFVPTGGVDVDNADDYLAQGALAVGIGGRLTQPGGVDAVRRWVEARPS; encoded by the coding sequence ATGACCGCCGATTCCGTCCAGACCGACTTCGAGCAACGCCTCGGCGATGCAGGAATGGTGGCGATCCTGCGTGGCCTCAGCCCCGATGCCACCACGGCCCTGGCGCTCGAGTTGCGCTCGATCGGGGTGCGTCACATCGAGGTCACGATGCAGGACGAGATGGGGTTGGCGGCGCTCCGCCAGACGATTCAGGAGTGGCCCGCCGGACCCGACACGATCGGCGCGGGCTCGGTGGTGTCGGTCGAGGGCGCGCAGCTGGCCGTCGAAGCCGGGGCATCGTTCCTCATCTCGCCCGGCCTGTCGGCAGCGGTCGTCGAGTTCGCTCGCGACAACGAGGTCGCCGTGCTCCCCGGCGTCGCGACACCGACCGAGGTGCAGCACGCGATCGCGCTGGGGCTCTCGGCGGTCAAGCTGTTCCCGGCCGCGCAGCTCGGCGGGCTGGGGTACCTGCGGGCACTCGCCGGGCCGTTCCCGAGTCTTCGTTTCGTCCCGACCGGTGGGGTCGACGTCGACAACGCCGACGACTATCTGGCGCAGGGTGCGCTCGCCGTCGGCATCGGCGGTCGGCTGACCCAACCCGGCGGCGTCGACGCGGTCCGTCGCTGGGTCGAGGCCCGGCCGAGCTGA
- a CDS encoding D-aminoacylase has translation MIDLAIRNGVVVDGTGSEPFPADVGIDGGRLVEIGEVGAARHDLDAAGKVVAPGFIDAHTHDDMQLRRDPFNREKMLQGVTSVICGNCGFSAFPHRPGHTTPDLLSIDGPWDSFNTYADALRQQGIGPNMATFVGHNTVGRHVDPQVDRRPGRLERIRIVDAVRRSVDEGALGVSTGLIYEPGRSSVTDDLVEVATAAAQSGGLYCSHIRDEAEHLLDAIDEAFTVAAAAGTGVQLSHLKCVGRDNWGSIGGALAKIDAAHAAGVDVGFDVYPYMAGSGPFEQYFDVDALDPARLEIVQITHCPDFPQFEGRRLPAIAAAEGCTISEVARRIITGLRATETICVKFEIDEDDMRTVLSHPRAMIGSDGIPQDGGVPHPRLLGAFPRVIGQYGRDEGLFDLAAAVRKMTSIPAQRFGLTGRGLIEVGCWADVTVFDHATVADRATYEERRSPDGIEWVIVNGQVVVSPDGLGTALPGRVLARDASLT, from the coding sequence ATGATCGATCTGGCGATTCGCAACGGTGTCGTCGTCGACGGCACGGGTTCCGAACCGTTCCCGGCCGACGTCGGCATCGACGGCGGCCGACTCGTCGAGATCGGCGAGGTGGGCGCGGCGCGCCACGACCTCGACGCCGCCGGCAAGGTGGTCGCTCCCGGCTTCATCGATGCACACACCCACGACGACATGCAACTGCGGCGGGACCCGTTCAATCGGGAGAAGATGCTCCAGGGCGTCACGTCGGTCATCTGCGGCAACTGTGGGTTCAGCGCGTTCCCACATCGCCCCGGGCACACGACTCCCGACCTGCTCTCGATCGACGGCCCGTGGGACTCGTTCAACACGTACGCCGACGCGTTGCGCCAACAGGGCATCGGCCCGAACATGGCCACGTTCGTCGGCCACAACACGGTCGGTCGCCACGTCGACCCGCAGGTTGATCGTCGCCCCGGTCGTCTCGAGCGCATCCGGATCGTCGACGCCGTGCGACGGTCGGTCGACGAGGGCGCTCTGGGCGTGTCGACGGGCCTGATCTACGAACCGGGGCGATCGTCCGTGACCGACGACCTGGTCGAGGTCGCCACCGCTGCAGCGCAGAGCGGCGGGCTGTACTGCAGCCACATCCGCGACGAGGCGGAGCACCTGCTCGACGCGATCGACGAGGCGTTCACCGTCGCAGCGGCAGCCGGGACCGGAGTGCAACTCTCACACCTCAAGTGCGTCGGGCGTGACAACTGGGGTTCGATCGGTGGTGCGCTCGCCAAGATCGACGCCGCCCACGCCGCCGGCGTCGACGTCGGGTTCGACGTCTATCCCTACATGGCGGGTTCCGGCCCGTTCGAGCAGTACTTCGACGTCGATGCGCTCGATCCCGCTCGGCTCGAGATCGTGCAGATCACGCACTGCCCCGACTTCCCGCAATTCGAGGGTCGCCGGCTCCCCGCGATCGCCGCTGCAGAAGGCTGCACGATCTCGGAGGTCGCTCGGCGGATCATCACCGGGCTGCGCGCCACCGAGACGATCTGCGTCAAGTTCGAGATCGACGAGGACGACATGCGCACGGTGCTCTCCCACCCGAGGGCGATGATCGGCAGCGACGGGATCCCGCAGGACGGCGGCGTGCCGCATCCCCGGCTGCTCGGCGCCTTCCCACGTGTGATCGGCCAGTACGGGCGCGACGAGGGTCTGTTCGACCTCGCCGCTGCGGTCAGGAAGATGACGTCGATCCCGGCGCAGCGTTTCGGGCTGACCGGTCGTGGCCTGATCGAGGTCGGCTGCTGGGCCGACGTGACGGTGTTCGATCATGCGACCGTGGCCGATCGCGCCACCTACGAGGAGCGTCGTTCGCCCGACGGCATCGAATGGGTGATCGTCAACGGTCAGGTCGTGGTGTCGCCCGACGGGCTCGGCACCGCGCTGCCGGGCCGCGTGCTGGCCCGTGACGCCTCGCTCACCTGA
- a CDS encoding SDR family oxidoreductase, whose amino-acid sequence MSPSADPFELTGRGAIVTGGGTHLGKAMARAMAGRGARVCIVGRREHVLADAVEDLTADGLTVTSRTLDITDDDRVGRVIGDIAADLGDLSVMVCNAGASAEDRFPPDQPVETFLATIRSHLVGTFSCAQAAARVMRDAGTGGSIVTVSSMQGSVASDPRLYEGLDLAQRSGPGYQSAKAGIIGLTRNLAAELGPHGIRVNCISPGFIPRSDANPEFVERGRAGNALGIVGEPDDLAGAVLLLAGDAGRFITGHNLVVDGGWTIW is encoded by the coding sequence ATGAGTCCGTCTGCCGACCCGTTCGAGCTCACCGGTCGAGGTGCGATCGTCACCGGCGGCGGTACCCACCTCGGCAAGGCGATGGCGCGAGCCATGGCGGGCCGTGGCGCTCGGGTCTGCATCGTCGGGCGACGCGAACACGTGCTCGCCGACGCGGTCGAGGACTTGACCGCCGACGGCCTCACGGTGACGTCACGCACACTCGACATCACCGACGACGATCGAGTGGGACGAGTGATCGGTGACATCGCCGCCGACCTCGGTGACCTCTCGGTCATGGTCTGCAACGCGGGCGCATCGGCCGAAGACCGGTTCCCGCCCGACCAGCCGGTCGAGACGTTCCTCGCGACGATCCGATCCCACCTCGTCGGCACGTTCTCGTGTGCCCAGGCGGCAGCCCGGGTGATGCGCGACGCCGGCACCGGTGGATCGATCGTGACGGTGTCGTCGATGCAGGGCTCGGTCGCCTCCGACCCACGCCTGTACGAAGGGCTCGACCTCGCCCAACGATCCGGGCCGGGCTACCAGTCGGCGAAGGCCGGCATCATCGGGTTGACCCGCAACCTCGCCGCCGAGTTGGGCCCGCACGGGATCCGCGTCAACTGCATCAGCCCCGGCTTCATCCCCCGGTCCGACGCCAACCCCGAGTTCGTCGAGCGCGGTCGCGCCGGCAACGCGCTCGGCATCGTCGGCGAACCCGACGATCTCGCCGGCGCGGTGTTGCTGTTGGCCGGCGACGCCGGACGCTTCATCACCGGGCACAACCTCGTCGTCGACGGCGGATGGACGATCTGGTGA
- a CDS encoding M81 family metallopeptidase, whose protein sequence is MRIGLIQVTQETSSFNPTLTTLADFESFGIYEGAEILERQESAGLVGGYLEGIRQSGVEVETVPIVRGAARSGGRLATEVFDFFDGKVRDGLAVAGQLDGLVMLLHGAASAEGNDDVEGALLRTARDVVGPELPLGLMLDHHANVTQAMIDHADVIVGFRTQPHDQFETARDLTKHAVRLFAGEIAPTTAWRNLRMMTHQEQYLTSRGPMKILFDRAREMEQDPRAVAVSPFPMQCWLDAEEGGWSMVVVTDDDQELAEQFADELADLAWPMRHRFQETESRPVDRAVADADAAETGLVILSDTGDSVLGGSGGDSTVLLESILRVGITNRALIPMIDPVSAPQLAAAGVGATVTLELGGRSAPFFTPLEVTGVVRAVSDGIVELSDHAETEIDMGHTVAFEVGPVTLLVSEYAGVAGIHPDVYRHVGIEPTEYHMMVMKTASNFQYMAPFTSTIIRAATPGPTQSDIAALPWERIPRPCFPMEAIESWRG, encoded by the coding sequence ATGCGCATCGGATTGATCCAGGTCACGCAGGAGACGAGCAGCTTCAACCCGACGCTGACGACGCTCGCCGACTTCGAGTCGTTCGGGATCTACGAGGGCGCCGAGATCCTCGAACGGCAGGAGAGCGCCGGCCTGGTCGGGGGGTACCTCGAGGGCATCCGCCAATCCGGGGTCGAGGTGGAAACGGTCCCGATCGTCCGCGGTGCGGCTCGCTCCGGCGGGCGGCTCGCGACCGAGGTCTTCGACTTCTTCGACGGCAAGGTCCGTGACGGGCTCGCGGTGGCGGGACAGCTCGACGGGCTGGTCATGCTGCTCCACGGTGCGGCCTCGGCGGAAGGCAACGACGACGTCGAGGGGGCGCTGCTGCGAACCGCCCGAGACGTGGTCGGACCGGAGCTGCCCCTCGGTCTGATGCTCGATCACCACGCCAACGTGACCCAGGCGATGATCGACCACGCCGACGTCATCGTCGGGTTCCGGACGCAGCCCCACGACCAGTTCGAGACGGCTCGCGATCTCACGAAACACGCCGTGCGGCTGTTCGCCGGCGAGATCGCTCCGACCACGGCGTGGCGCAACCTCCGCATGATGACCCACCAGGAGCAGTACCTCACCTCGCGCGGCCCGATGAAGATCCTCTTCGATCGTGCCCGTGAGATGGAGCAGGACCCTCGGGCCGTGGCGGTGTCGCCCTTCCCGATGCAGTGCTGGCTCGACGCCGAAGAGGGGGGATGGTCGATGGTCGTCGTGACCGACGACGATCAGGAACTCGCCGAACAGTTCGCGGACGAACTCGCCGACCTGGCGTGGCCGATGCGACACCGGTTCCAGGAGACCGAGAGCCGCCCGGTCGACCGGGCGGTCGCCGATGCCGATGCGGCCGAGACCGGCCTCGTGATCCTCAGCGACACCGGCGATTCCGTGCTGGGCGGCTCCGGTGGCGACAGCACCGTGCTGCTCGAGTCGATCCTGCGAGTCGGCATCACCAACCGAGCGCTGATCCCGATGATCGATCCGGTCTCGGCGCCGCAACTCGCCGCCGCCGGCGTCGGTGCCACCGTCACCTTGGAGCTCGGCGGTCGGTCCGCCCCGTTCTTCACGCCGCTCGAGGTCACCGGCGTCGTCCGAGCCGTGTCCGACGGGATCGTCGAACTCAGCGACCACGCCGAGACCGAGATCGACATGGGCCACACGGTCGCCTTCGAGGTCGGGCCGGTCACGTTGCTGGTGAGCGAGTACGCCGGCGTGGCCGGCATCCACCCGGACGTGTACCGACACGTGGGCATCGAACCGACCGAGTACCACATGATGGTGATGAAGACCGCCTCGAACTTCCAGTACATGGCGCCATTCACCTCGACGATCATCCGCGCCGCGACCCCGGGGCCGACCCAGTCCGACATCGCTGCGCTGCCGTGGGAGCGCATCCCGCGGCCGTGTTTCCCGATGGAGGCGATCGAGTCGTGGCGGGGATGA
- a CDS encoding SDR family NAD(P)-dependent oxidoreductase, translating to MRAGVVERSATDGRIMSEFGDGNTVADTGPDANRPSTPPAGCVVITGAASGIGRAVYEMLLERRPDVQLGLVDLDHVGLNEIRSAHPDRTRVVACDVSERDALASAIDTIADGLPIVGLVTAAGMLHQRDSVELDGGDWSAMLGVHLDGTLWAAQAAARSMTANGGGAIVNFCSVAMEFGWPRRLPYAVAKAGVAAMTRTLAVEWADRGIRVNAVAPGYVDTPMIRGAHAAGALDADEKARAHALGRLAQPAEVAEVVEFLLSDRASFVTGEVVRVDGGYTVLK from the coding sequence ATGCGAGCCGGAGTGGTCGAACGGTCGGCCACCGACGGGAGGATCATGTCGGAGTTCGGGGACGGCAACACGGTGGCCGACACCGGACCGGACGCGAACCGTCCCTCCACTCCCCCGGCCGGGTGCGTCGTGATCACCGGAGCCGCCAGCGGGATCGGTCGCGCCGTGTACGAGATGCTGCTCGAGCGACGACCCGACGTACAGCTCGGACTCGTCGACCTCGACCACGTCGGATTGAACGAGATCCGGTCCGCACATCCGGACCGGACCCGAGTCGTCGCCTGTGACGTGTCGGAGCGCGACGCGCTCGCGTCGGCGATCGACACGATCGCCGACGGACTCCCGATCGTCGGCCTCGTCACCGCCGCCGGCATGCTCCACCAGCGCGACAGTGTCGAACTCGACGGGGGCGACTGGTCGGCGATGCTGGGAGTACACCTCGACGGCACGCTGTGGGCAGCGCAGGCCGCCGCTCGTTCGATGACCGCCAACGGTGGCGGCGCGATCGTGAACTTCTGCTCGGTCGCGATGGAGTTCGGCTGGCCCCGGCGCCTGCCGTACGCCGTCGCGAAGGCCGGCGTCGCCGCGATGACGCGCACGCTGGCGGTCGAATGGGCCGACCGGGGCATCCGGGTCAACGCCGTGGCGCCCGGCTACGTCGATACGCCGATGATCCGCGGGGCACATGCCGCGGGGGCGCTCGATGCCGACGAGAAGGCGCGCGCCCACGCACTGGGGCGCTTGGCACAGCCGGCGGAAGTCGCGGAGGTCGTCGAGTTCCTCCTCTCCGACCGAGCGTCGTTCGTCACCGGCGAAGTCGTTCGGGTCGACGGCGGCTACACGGTACTGAAATGA
- a CDS encoding cupin domain-containing protein codes for MSKIVIRNIDEMVDEAVAALASGGTAKHPLIEGRIVAVFATPDDETSARMAMGVSVLPPGYSTPAHHHPAEEFATVVRGTGSITIDGEVVAVAPGDLVVTPPDSVHVTTSSADEPLVIHWSYGPAGSEQRWLQTGGNS; via the coding sequence ATGAGCAAGATCGTCATTCGGAACATCGACGAGATGGTCGACGAGGCGGTCGCCGCGCTCGCCTCCGGGGGCACAGCGAAGCATCCGCTGATCGAGGGGCGGATCGTCGCCGTGTTCGCCACCCCGGACGACGAGACGTCGGCGCGCATGGCGATGGGCGTGAGCGTGCTGCCGCCGGGGTATTCGACGCCGGCCCACCACCACCCGGCCGAGGAGTTCGCGACGGTCGTCCGGGGCACGGGCTCGATCACGATCGACGGCGAGGTCGTGGCGGTCGCACCCGGCGATCTGGTGGTCACGCCGCCCGACTCGGTGCACGTCACCACGTCGTCCGCCGACGAACCGCTCGTCATCCACTGGTCGTACGGCCCGGCCGGCAGCGAACAACGCTGGCTGCAAACAGGAGGAAACTCGTGA
- a CDS encoding Rid family hydrolase produces MERTGIAANRSWSKVAYSRAVRLGNLIEVAGTTSSGPGGEILHPGDMYRQASEICGIIARSIEELGGSVDDVVRTRVFVTDISQWEAAGLAHHEAFGHMEHPPASAFYGIKELLHPDLLIEIEATAVVEHDS; encoded by the coding sequence ATGGAACGAACCGGCATCGCTGCCAACCGATCGTGGTCCAAGGTCGCCTATTCGAGGGCGGTCCGGTTGGGCAACCTGATCGAAGTGGCCGGCACCACGTCGAGCGGGCCCGGTGGTGAGATCCTCCACCCCGGCGACATGTACCGACAGGCGAGCGAGATCTGCGGCATCATCGCCCGATCGATCGAAGAACTCGGCGGCAGTGTCGACGACGTCGTACGTACCCGAGTGTTCGTCACCGACATCTCCCAGTGGGAGGCGGCCGGACTCGCCCACCACGAAGCCTTCGGCCACATGGAGCACCCGCCGGCCAGTGCGTTCTACGGCATCAAGGAACTCCTGCATCCCGACCTCCTGATCGAGATCGAGGCCACCGCCGTCGTGGAGCACGATTCATGA
- a CDS encoding mannonate dehydratase, with the protein MKLASVLTPLSHENLTLAAQTGVSEIVVRYPGPDLSQIDELKARIESYGMRLGVVEGYLPIENIKLGRDDGTEMAQMKALIRHLGAIGVPMICYNFMAGTDWIRTSIDAPERGGAKVTAFDLADLESARIPGREPFRASLEPGAKGDQLWSNLEAFLTEIIPVAEDAGVIMAMHPDDPPLPTLLGNERVMHCVEGFERLVELVPSPSNAIAFCQGTFSEMGIDIPAAIRRLGKHIAYVHFRDVRGTAECFTETWQDTGQTDMVEAMRAYREVGFDGPIRPDHVPQLIGEDDGEPGYTMLGRLFAFGYTRGLMDATES; encoded by the coding sequence ATGAAACTCGCGTCCGTACTCACCCCCCTCTCGCACGAGAACCTGACACTGGCGGCCCAGACCGGTGTCTCGGAGATCGTGGTCAGGTACCCGGGACCCGATCTCTCGCAGATCGACGAGCTCAAGGCTCGCATCGAGTCGTACGGCATGCGGCTCGGCGTCGTCGAGGGCTACCTCCCGATCGAGAACATCAAGCTGGGCCGCGACGACGGCACCGAGATGGCACAGATGAAGGCATTGATCCGCCACCTCGGAGCGATCGGTGTTCCGATGATCTGTTACAACTTCATGGCCGGCACCGACTGGATCCGAACGAGCATCGACGCCCCCGAGCGCGGCGGCGCCAAGGTGACCGCTTTCGACCTCGCCGACCTGGAGAGTGCCAGGATCCCCGGACGCGAACCGTTCAGGGCATCGCTCGAACCCGGCGCGAAGGGCGACCAGCTCTGGAGCAACCTGGAGGCGTTCCTGACCGAGATCATCCCGGTCGCCGAGGATGCCGGGGTGATCATGGCGATGCACCCCGACGACCCGCCGCTCCCCACACTGCTCGGCAACGAGCGGGTCATGCACTGCGTCGAGGGCTTCGAACGGCTGGTCGAGTTGGTACCGTCGCCCTCCAATGCGATCGCGTTCTGCCAGGGCACGTTCTCGGAGATGGGGATCGACATCCCGGCAGCGATCCGGCGACTCGGCAAGCACATCGCGTACGTCCACTTCCGCGACGTTCGCGGCACCGCCGAATGCTTCACCGAAACCTGGCAGGACACCGGCCAGACCGACATGGTCGAGGCGATGCGCGCCTACCGAGAGGTCGGTTTCGACGGCCCGATCCGACCGGATCACGTTCCGCAGCTGATCGGCGAGGACGACGGCGAGCCGGGCTACACGATGCTCGGACGCCTGTTCGCGTTCGGCTACACCCGCGGGCTGATGGACGCGACCGAGAGCTGA
- a CDS encoding RidA family protein, whose translation MSTETNDDSPHTGAHAETSSDAADRGWTSIESEISSHLPFPPAVEANGFVFVSGQASVDNTGAIISGTFEEEMRRSFANVEGVLASAGLTMRNVVRVTSYLHDAADGPRYNELYHEFFSAPLPARSTITNCLPPTLKFEVDVIAVRPS comes from the coding sequence GTGAGCACTGAAACGAACGACGATTCCCCGCACACCGGCGCGCACGCCGAGACCTCCAGCGACGCCGCGGACAGGGGGTGGACGTCGATCGAATCGGAGATCTCGAGTCATCTGCCGTTTCCCCCGGCCGTCGAGGCCAACGGCTTCGTGTTCGTCTCCGGACAGGCGTCGGTCGACAACACGGGTGCGATCATCTCCGGAACCTTCGAAGAAGAGATGCGGCGGTCGTTCGCCAACGTCGAGGGGGTGCTGGCGTCCGCCGGGCTCACCATGCGCAACGTGGTCCGCGTGACCAGCTATCTGCACGACGCCGCCGACGGTCCGCGCTACAACGAGCTCTACCACGAGTTCTTCAGCGCGCCGTTGCCGGCGCGCAGCACGATCACCAACTGCTTGCCTCCGACGTTGAAGTTCGAGGTCGACGTGATCGCCGTCCGCCCGAGCTGA